ACACGGCCGGGCGCTGGGGTTGGGCGAACTCAAGTTCTCCGGCCAGGTGCTGCCGAACGCCCGCAAGGTTGTGTACAACATCGACATGAAACGCGTGATGCGTTCAAAGCTGGTGCTTGGCGTTGCCGACGGCTGGCTTTCCATGGATGGCGAGATTATCTATCGCGCCAAGGACCTGAAGGTCGGGCTGTTCAAGCAAGGCACCGCGCCCGCCTGAACGGCGCGATCACGGTATGAAAATATCTTCGCGCAAAATATCTTCACGGACAAACGGAAACGGTAGGGCGAGGCGATCATGAAGCGGGTTGTCATCACGGGGATGGGAATTGTCTCGTCCATCGGAAACAACACCCAGGAAGTGCTTGCGAGCCTTCACGAAGCGAAATCCGGGATCAAGCGCGCGGATAAATACGCCGAGATGGGCTTCCGTTCGCAGGTGCAGGGCGCGCCGACGCTCAATCCGGCCGACATCGTCGACCGGCGCGCGATGCGCTTCCTCGGCGAGGGCGCGGCGTGGAATCACGTCGCCATGGAACAGGCGATCCAGGATTCCGGGCTTTCTCCGGAAGAAGTTTCCGATGTCCGCACCGGCATCATCATGGGCTCCGGCGGGCCGTCCGCGCGGACCATTGTGGAAGCGGCCGACATCACGCGAAGCAAGGGCCCCAAGCGGGTCGGACCGTTTGCGGTGCCGAAGGCGATGTCGTCGACGGCGTCTGCCACGCTTGCGACCTGGTTCAAGATCAAGGGCGTCAACTATTCGATTTCGTCGGCTTGCGCGACCTCGAACCACTGCATCGGCAACGCCTATGAAACGATCCAGATCGGCAAGCAGGATGTGATCTTCGCCGGCGGCTGCGAGGAGCTCGACTGGTCGCTGTCGGTCTTGTTCGACGCCATGGGCGCGATGTCCTCCAAATACAACGACACCCCCGCCACCGCCTCGCGCCCCTACGACATCAGCCGCGATGGTTTTGTCATCGCCGGCGGCGCCGGCGTCGTGGTGCTGGAAGAGCTCGAACACGCCAAGGCGCGCGGCGCGCGCATCTATGCCGAAGTGGTCGGATACGGCGCCACCTCGGACGGTTACGACATGGTTGCACCCTCGGGTGAGGGCGCCGAGCGCTGCATGCGCATGGCGCTCGAAACCGTGAAAACCCCGATCGACTACATCAATCCGCATGCTACCTCGACCCCCGCGGGCGATCCGCCGGAAATCGAGGCAATTCGAAAAGTGTTCGGCACCGGCGACAAGTGCCCGCCGATCTCGGCGACCAAGGCGCTGACCGGCCACTCGCTGGGCGCCACCGGCGTGCAGGAAGCGATCTATTCGCTCCTCATGATGAACAACGGCTTCGTCTGCGAAAGCGCCAACATCACCGAGCTCGATCCTGTCTTTGCCGATATGCCGATCGTGCGCAAGCGCATCGACAACGCCAAGCTCGGCACCGTGCTGTCGAACTCGTTCGGCTTCGGCGGCACCAACGCCACGCTGGTGTTCAAGCGCATGGATGCGTGATTTCGCATCTGCCTCTTCTCGCTTGCGGTGAGAGACCGGCAGGCAGCGGATGGTGACTTTACAACGATCCGAAACGGGGTAGGCATGATTATCGAACCGCGCGTGCGAGGCTTCATCTGCACGACGGCACATCCTGTCGGCTGCGCCAAAAATGTCCGCGAACAAATCGCTTATGTTCTCCGCCAGGGGTCTATTCCGGAGTGCCCCAAGCGCGTCGCCGTGCTGGGCTGTTCAACGGGGTACGGCCTCGCGAGCCGCATCGTTGCGACCTTCGCCGGAGGAGCAGAGACCATCGGCGTGTCACTGGAGCGCGAGCCTTCAGCAAATAGAACGGGCAGCGCCGGCTGGTACAACAACCGCGCATTCGAGATCGAGGCCGAGAGGATCGGACGATCGCCCCTCACGCTGGAGGGCGACGCCTTCTCCGACGAGATGAAGAAAACCTTCATCGACCGTGTGCGGGAAAAGTTCGGACAACTGGACATGCTGGTCTACAGCATGGCCGCTCCGGTCCGGACGGATCCGGACACCGGCAAGACCTGGCGCTCGGCGATCAAGCCGCTCGGCGCTCCCGTCGACATCAAGACTCTCAACACTGAAACTGGCGAGGTCTTCGAGACGACCATTGCGCCGGCGAGTGAGGATGAAGCGACCGCCACGGTGGCGGTGATGGGCGGCGATGACTGGAAGCGCTGGATCGACCAGCTCGCGGACGCCGGTGTCCTGGCGCCGGGCTTCCGGACGCTCAACTATACCTATATCGGCAGCGAACTGACCTGGCCGATCTACTGGCAAGGTACTCTGGGTCGCGCCAAGGTCGATCTCGACCGCAAGGCGGAAGCGATCCGGAGCCGGCTCGGCCCGGACGCGGCCCGCGTGGTAGCGCTGAAGGCCGTGGTTACCCAGGCGAGTTCGGCCATTCCGGTGGTGCCGCTCTATGGGACGGTTCTATTCAAGGTAATGAAGCAACTCGGGCTCGACGAAGGCTGCATCGAACAAATCGATCGCCTGTTCCGGACGCGCCTTGCTCCGGGTGTCGAAGTTGATGAGGCGCAGCGCATTCGAGTCGACGACTGGGAGCTTTCGCCCGAAGTTCAGGCGGAGGTGTTGCGACGATGGCCCCTGCTCTCCACGGAAACACTCGACAAACTGGCAGACCTTCCAGAATACAGGAGCCAATTCCTTCGCCTGTTCGGGTTTGGCATCGACGGCGTCGACTACTCACAGGATTTGGACCCCCGCGTGGTCACGTGAGCCACTCGGGAAACCGCTCTACTTTGCATGGGGTTGTTTTCGCGATTTTGTGAACCTGCAGAATCTGTAGGGTGGGCAAAGCGTAGCGTGCCCACCATCTACCGTCAGCCTGCGTCCTGAATGGTGGGCACGCTCCCTTTGCTACGATTCCATCACCCCGCCGCGATCTTTTCAGCGCGCTGAAACGCCGGGCGCGCGACGCAGCGGTCGATATAGGCATCGAACGACGGCCGCGGCGGCACCATCTTGAACATCCGCACCGCAAAATTCAGTCCGGAGCCGAGCATGATGTCGGCGGCCGAGAATTTTTCGCCGAGAATCCATGGCCCCTTCTGCAGGGCGGCGTCGAGCGCATCGAAAGTCTGGTCAGCGCTTCCCCACGCCGCCGTGCTCGCCGGCACTTCGAACTTGGTGTAGAGCTGCATCAGCGCCGGCTCGATGCAGCTCGGCGAGAAGAACAGCCATTGTAGATATTTTGCCCGCCGCGGATCGGTGGCCGCGGGCGCCAGTTTCGTTTCCGGATAACGGTCCGCAATATAGGCGCAGATCGCGGCCGCCTCGCCGAGCGCGGCGCCGCCGTCCTGCAGCCCGGGCACCTTGCCCATCGGGTTGATCGCGAGATATTCCGGTGCCT
This portion of the Bradyrhizobium sp. AZCC 2262 genome encodes:
- the fabB gene encoding beta-ketoacyl-ACP synthase I is translated as MKRVVITGMGIVSSIGNNTQEVLASLHEAKSGIKRADKYAEMGFRSQVQGAPTLNPADIVDRRAMRFLGEGAAWNHVAMEQAIQDSGLSPEEVSDVRTGIIMGSGGPSARTIVEAADITRSKGPKRVGPFAVPKAMSSTASATLATWFKIKGVNYSISSACATSNHCIGNAYETIQIGKQDVIFAGGCEELDWSLSVLFDAMGAMSSKYNDTPATASRPYDISRDGFVIAGGAGVVVLEELEHAKARGARIYAEVVGYGATSDGYDMVAPSGEGAERCMRMALETVKTPIDYINPHATSTPAGDPPEIEAIRKVFGTGDKCPPISATKALTGHSLGATGVQEAIYSLLMMNNGFVCESANITELDPVFADMPIVRKRIDNAKLGTVLSNSFGFGGTNATLVFKRMDA
- the fabV gene encoding enoyl-ACP reductase FabV; this encodes MIIEPRVRGFICTTAHPVGCAKNVREQIAYVLRQGSIPECPKRVAVLGCSTGYGLASRIVATFAGGAETIGVSLEREPSANRTGSAGWYNNRAFEIEAERIGRSPLTLEGDAFSDEMKKTFIDRVREKFGQLDMLVYSMAAPVRTDPDTGKTWRSAIKPLGAPVDIKTLNTETGEVFETTIAPASEDEATATVAVMGGDDWKRWIDQLADAGVLAPGFRTLNYTYIGSELTWPIYWQGTLGRAKVDLDRKAEAIRSRLGPDAARVVALKAVVTQASSAIPVVPLYGTVLFKVMKQLGLDEGCIEQIDRLFRTRLAPGVEVDEAQRIRVDDWELSPEVQAEVLRRWPLLSTETLDKLADLPEYRSQFLRLFGFGIDGVDYSQDLDPRVVT
- a CDS encoding glutathione S-transferase family protein, translated to MIKLYWSPRSRSFSAIWLLEETGLPYERVLTDISTGAQKAPEYLAINPMGKVPGLQDGGAALGEAAAICAYIADRYPETKLAPAATDPRRAKYLQWLFFSPSCIEPALMQLYTKFEVPASTAAWGSADQTFDALDAALQKGPWILGEKFSAADIMLGSGLNFAVRMFKMVPPRPSFDAYIDRCVARPAFQRAEKIAAG